One region of Terriglobia bacterium genomic DNA includes:
- a CDS encoding SDR family oxidoreductase, translating to MDLGLKDRVVIVAASGQGIGRATAEAFAAEGCKLAICARSTQSLRLAAGTIAAKHKVPVHCEGLDVRDAAAVRQFVANVAERYGGVDVCVTNAGGPPAKGFLATTDEDWQSAVALNLLSVVHFAREVIPHMQKKKWGRLIALTSLTVKQPVDNLVLSNAVRTGVVGLVKSLANEFGKDGILVNNVAPGYTGTARLKELARSQAEALGVSEEEIFQRWAAGSPLNRIARPEEVADAIVWLASERASYITGQTILVDGGAYKGL from the coding sequence ATGGATCTCGGTCTGAAAGATCGGGTTGTCATCGTCGCCGCCTCCGGCCAGGGGATTGGCCGGGCGACGGCGGAAGCGTTTGCCGCCGAAGGCTGCAAGCTCGCCATTTGCGCGCGCAGCACACAAAGCCTGCGCCTGGCCGCCGGTACCATCGCCGCCAAGCATAAGGTCCCGGTGCACTGCGAGGGCCTGGACGTCCGCGACGCCGCCGCCGTCCGGCAATTCGTCGCCAACGTCGCCGAACGGTATGGAGGCGTGGACGTGTGCGTCACCAACGCCGGAGGCCCGCCGGCGAAAGGGTTTCTGGCCACCACCGACGAAGACTGGCAAAGCGCTGTCGCGCTCAACCTGCTCAGCGTCGTCCACTTTGCCCGCGAAGTGATCCCGCACATGCAAAAGAAAAAATGGGGACGGCTGATCGCGCTCACGTCGCTGACCGTCAAACAGCCCGTGGACAATCTCGTGCTCTCCAATGCGGTGCGCACCGGCGTGGTGGGTCTGGTGAAAAGTCTCGCCAACGAGTTCGGCAAAGACGGCATCCTGGTCAACAATGTGGCGCCGGGCTACACCGGGACCGCCCGCCTGAAAGAGCTTGCCCGCAGCCAGGCGGAGGCGCTCGGCGTTTCCGAAGAGGAAATTTTCCAGCGCTGGGCCGCCGGTTCGCCGCTCAACCGCATCGCGCGTCCGGAGGAAGTGGCCGATGCCATTGTCTGGCTGGCCTCGGAGCGCGCCTCCTACATCACCGGCCAGACCATCCTGGTGGACGGCGGCGCGTACAAAGGCTTGTAG
- a CDS encoding PilZ domain-containing protein, with protein MHTAAPIPNSHSVKRRSARVQLKIRLSIEAGDVTVLDGETITVSKHGARIRVIPGEQGTAPSKPRRLTHGERLRVTVCRAQEPQPARVVWLDQRSDMLYGIELDDPGNFWGVNFPSKDGNWRSERKEMRRVDVVPPSATPEPQLAPQLVAEEEAEEEPEPAPLIKIGRMPAVVAGLSAIRLPFVEKVEMVFDEQEEGTALLQKLVEPGAPLRISFPHLKTKGRVMAIGRSREAGKWRVRIKCEAHP; from the coding sequence ATGCACACCGCCGCCCCCATCCCGAACTCACACTCTGTCAAGCGACGTAGCGCTCGTGTCCAACTGAAGATCCGCCTGTCCATCGAAGCCGGTGATGTGACTGTTCTCGATGGCGAGACTATTACGGTCAGCAAGCACGGAGCGCGCATCCGCGTCATACCAGGCGAACAAGGCACGGCCCCCAGCAAGCCAAGAAGACTGACTCACGGCGAACGCTTGCGGGTTACCGTATGCCGCGCCCAGGAACCGCAACCGGCGCGGGTGGTGTGGCTCGACCAACGCTCCGATATGCTCTATGGCATCGAACTCGACGATCCCGGCAATTTCTGGGGCGTGAACTTCCCCAGCAAGGACGGCAATTGGCGCTCCGAACGCAAAGAGATGCGCCGCGTCGATGTGGTGCCGCCTTCGGCTACCCCAGAACCCCAGCTTGCCCCGCAGCTTGTGGCGGAAGAGGAGGCGGAAGAGGAGCCGGAGCCCGCACCGCTGATCAAGATCGGGCGCATGCCGGCTGTGGTTGCGGGTCTCTCGGCCATTCGTTTGCCGTTCGTCGAAAAAGTCGAGATGGTGTTCGACGAGCAGGAAGAGGGTACAGCGCTGCTGCAGAAGTTGGTGGAACCCGGTGCGCCATTGCGGATTTCTTTTCCTCACCTCAAGACCAAAGGACGGGTGATGGCCATCGGCCGCAGCCGGGAAGCCGGCAAATGGCGCGTGCGCATCAAGTGCGAAGCCCATCCATGA
- a CDS encoding mechanosensitive ion channel family protein produces the protein MAEPSIQTVGQLIEHWRADALNFLRVDAPKLLVIVVVTFVLIRLLKALTRRLRSLGEIKGLPTGLRAQQLRTLSGIVYSAGVFVLLFLALLQILPVLGINMGPLLASAGIAGLAIGFGAQTLVHDVINGFFILMENQYEVGDTVRVAGITGTVERMTLRATLLRDDQGALSTVPNGKIDVVSNLTRDWAQVALHVSAAYNENSDKVISVLKEVGEEVRSDPDFSGMLISDPQVPGIERVSGAEVDYLLLVKTRPGTQYAVTRELRRRIKESFEKNNIQPGWPGGMFVVQAGPEKPTA, from the coding sequence ATGGCTGAGCCCTCCATCCAGACTGTCGGGCAACTGATCGAGCACTGGCGCGCCGACGCCTTGAACTTCCTTCGCGTGGACGCCCCCAAGCTCCTGGTCATTGTCGTAGTCACGTTTGTGCTCATCCGCCTGCTGAAGGCGCTGACACGACGCCTGCGCTCCCTCGGCGAAATCAAGGGCCTGCCCACCGGCCTGCGCGCCCAGCAATTGCGCACCTTGAGCGGAATCGTCTACAGCGCGGGCGTTTTCGTGCTGCTATTCCTGGCCTTGCTCCAGATTCTTCCCGTCCTCGGGATCAACATGGGACCGCTGCTGGCCAGCGCCGGCATTGCCGGGCTTGCCATTGGCTTCGGGGCTCAAACCCTGGTGCACGACGTCATCAACGGCTTCTTTATCCTGATGGAGAACCAGTACGAAGTCGGCGACACGGTGCGCGTCGCCGGCATCACCGGCACGGTGGAACGCATGACGCTGCGCGCCACGCTGCTGCGCGATGACCAGGGCGCGCTCTCCACCGTGCCCAACGGCAAGATTGACGTCGTTTCCAACCTCACCCGCGACTGGGCGCAGGTGGCCTTGCACGTCTCCGCCGCCTACAACGAGAACAGCGACAAAGTCATCAGCGTGCTCAAGGAGGTGGGCGAAGAGGTGCGCAGCGATCCCGACTTCTCCGGGATGCTCATCTCCGACCCGCAGGTACCGGGCATTGAGCGCGTCAGCGGCGCCGAGGTGGATTACTTGCTATTGGTGAAGACGCGCCCCGGCACCCAGTACGCCGTCACCCGTGAACTTCGCCGCCGCATCAAGGAGAGCTTCGAGAAGAACAACATCCAGCCCGGCTGGCCCGGCGGCATGTTCGTGGTGCAGGCCGGCCCGGAAAAGCCGACGGCATAA